Proteins found in one Cobetia sp. L2A1 genomic segment:
- a CDS encoding EpsG family protein, translated as MLTVSGYYIAFMALLVAVLPLAASERTRILGAWLAGGLCLAFMALRYDAGYDYFSYRQMATWQVDLSFLEPAPAALIRMARAWGEPQLFFFITAFIYVSCFLTALVMSRRNLAWCLLFFVCLPLIYLSAFGFVKQHVAIALFMVAMACLERGMRLPALGLMLVGVSFHYTLALYLPLLVAYPLLRRAYPFWVYLVLLPLCFVAGPLAKSALSALGLYAHYFEDFSGGGQKLYVIYLLICLATLMMWKHFRLSLDPWAFNLMFIGVALYTLFITYGEHVARASYYFLPFAIFVICDVIEHFREKLVPSLLSGVLMMALFFMSLKVAAGNQDHDFLNNYEFYFLSDEALVVGNGGQS; from the coding sequence ATGCTGACCGTCAGTGGCTATTACATCGCCTTCATGGCCCTGCTGGTGGCAGTCCTGCCGCTGGCCGCCAGCGAACGCACCCGCATACTGGGTGCCTGGCTGGCAGGTGGACTGTGTCTGGCGTTCATGGCATTGCGTTACGACGCAGGGTACGACTATTTCTCGTACCGCCAGATGGCTACCTGGCAGGTCGATCTCAGCTTCCTGGAGCCGGCACCAGCGGCGCTTATCCGCATGGCGCGCGCCTGGGGTGAGCCGCAGCTGTTCTTCTTCATCACCGCTTTCATCTACGTCTCGTGTTTCCTGACGGCGCTGGTGATGAGCCGTCGCAATCTCGCCTGGTGCCTGCTGTTCTTCGTGTGTCTGCCGCTGATCTATCTCTCGGCCTTCGGCTTCGTGAAGCAGCATGTGGCGATCGCGTTGTTCATGGTGGCGATGGCGTGTCTGGAGCGCGGCATGCGGCTGCCGGCACTCGGGTTGATGCTGGTGGGGGTGAGCTTTCACTACACGCTCGCCCTCTATCTCCCGCTGCTGGTGGCGTATCCGTTGCTGCGCCGCGCCTATCCTTTCTGGGTCTATCTGGTGCTGTTGCCCTTGTGTTTCGTGGCAGGCCCATTGGCCAAGAGTGCATTGAGCGCGCTGGGGCTCTACGCCCACTATTTCGAGGACTTCTCGGGTGGGGGACAGAAGCTCTACGTCATCTATCTGTTGATCTGCCTGGCGACGCTGATGATGTGGAAGCATTTTCGTCTGTCGCTGGACCCGTGGGCGTTCAATCTCATGTTCATCGGCGTGGCGCTCTACACCCTGTTCATCACCTATGGTGAACATGTGGCGCGTGCCAGCTATTACTTCCTGCCGTTCGCCATCTTCGTGATATGTGACGTGATCGAGCACTTCCGCGAAAAGTTGGTGCCCAGCCTGCTCAGCGGTGTGCTGATGATGGCGTTGTTCTTCATGTCACTGAAGGTGGCGGCCGGCAATCAGGATCACGATTTCTTGAACAACTACGAGTTCTATTTCTTGAGTGACGAAGCGCTGGTCGTCGGTAACGGAGGTCAGTCATGA
- a CDS encoding sugar transferase gives MNTTTNPATTGLEGRQRHSRMYERLMFNSLCQAFVGLILAVGIPLLLINGLRPWVSEMRMHSVIAACGGFLLALQAIRHMSSYPGAKAFAYVLPAITISYLLAMSVMIALDLRFSRLLLGSSWLAAMLICSVGFWAEQRTRIRKLAVVPFGDYRSLFTTKGARWNLMRAPDLGEERYNGVVADLEADMPAEWQRFLANCVLHRIPVYDASEVRESLTGRVELDQVRENSFGQLAPNSEYELFKRLFDMLAVLAVAPFVLPICLVTAVLIRLDSKGGVFFVQERVGQGGRPYRMFKFRSMCHDSEKSGAQFAQANDMRVTRIGRVIRKTRIDELPQFINVLKGEMSLIGPRPEQVKFVNEFAEQIPFYNYRHVVRPGITGWAQVTQGYASDADETREKLEHDFYYIKRFSVWLDLLIVGRTIKTMLTGFGAR, from the coding sequence ATGAATACCACGACAAATCCCGCGACTACCGGGCTGGAAGGCCGTCAGCGCCATTCGCGCATGTATGAGCGGTTGATGTTCAACTCGCTGTGTCAGGCCTTCGTCGGTCTGATTCTTGCGGTCGGCATCCCGTTGCTGTTGATCAATGGCCTGCGCCCGTGGGTCAGCGAAATGCGCATGCACAGCGTCATTGCCGCCTGCGGTGGTTTCCTGCTCGCCTTGCAGGCCATTCGTCACATGTCCAGTTACCCCGGTGCCAAGGCCTTCGCTTACGTATTGCCGGCCATCACCATCAGCTATCTGCTCGCGATGAGTGTCATGATCGCGCTGGACCTGCGCTTCAGCCGTCTGTTGCTGGGTAGCTCCTGGTTGGCGGCGATGCTGATCTGCTCCGTCGGCTTCTGGGCCGAGCAGCGCACGCGCATTCGCAAGCTGGCCGTGGTGCCGTTCGGTGACTATCGCAGTCTCTTCACCACCAAGGGGGCACGCTGGAACCTGATGCGTGCGCCGGACCTGGGCGAAGAGCGTTACAACGGTGTCGTTGCTGACCTGGAAGCCGATATGCCGGCCGAGTGGCAGCGTTTCCTGGCCAACTGTGTGCTGCATCGCATTCCGGTCTATGACGCCAGCGAAGTCCGCGAATCACTGACGGGTCGTGTCGAGCTTGATCAAGTTCGTGAGAACAGCTTCGGTCAGCTGGCTCCGAACAGCGAGTATGAGCTGTTCAAGCGTCTGTTCGACATGCTGGCCGTGCTGGCCGTGGCACCCTTCGTGCTGCCGATCTGCCTGGTCACTGCCGTACTGATTCGCCTCGACTCCAAGGGTGGCGTGTTCTTCGTGCAGGAGCGTGTCGGTCAGGGTGGTCGCCCGTATCGCATGTTCAAGTTCCGTAGCATGTGTCACGACAGCGAGAAGTCCGGCGCCCAGTTCGCGCAAGCCAACGATATGCGTGTGACCCGTATCGGTCGCGTGATCCGCAAGACCCGTATTGACGAACTGCCGCAGTTCATCAACGTCCTCAAGGGCGAGATGAGCCTGATCGGGCCGCGTCCGGAACAGGTCAAGTTCGTCAACGAATTCGCCGAGCAGATTCCGTTCTACAACTACCGTCATGTGGTACGTCCGGGCATCACCGGCTGGGCACAGGTCACTCAGGGCTATGCCTCTGATGCAGATGAGACCCGCGAGAAGCTTGAGCACGACTTCTATTACATCAAGCGCTTCTCCGTGTGGCTCGATCTGTTGATCGTCGGTCGTACCATCAAGACCATGCTGACTGGCTTCGGGGCACGCTAA
- a CDS encoding polysaccharide biosynthesis tyrosine autokinase has product MSIRNSQPSRQSAGNEASAVPARTSLDLGRMLGQLYDNRLALVLITGTFSVLAVLYALLATPIYKADALVQVEESGGNMNPLRDIPSMLRGEAPPSESEIQIINSRLVLGKTVHEEQLDLVVKPYQYPLIGNFLHTHDMARPSWLSGSSMVWAGESLDVINLEVPKAWNDVPMTLVSLGQNQDGQGQYELRYDGDVLGKGAVGEVQRFEGPLGEVTLEVAALEAGAGAEFTLMHQSTLEATNALRARFAVAEMGKETGVLGLALVGEDPLHTQQVLKRITDIYQQQNVDRKSAEAEKSLEFLKKQVPTVRDKLQNAEQRLNAYRGKSESVNLDLETKSVLDQLVDIDSQLNKTQLEEAELSGKFNASHPSYVALRQKRGDLQRTRKALEKQIEGLPDTQQEILRLQREVEVNQQIYVQLLNKTQEMNIAQASTIGNIRILDDAVAQPHPVSPRKALIVIIATLLGGALGVIFILLRSLLHRGIETPSELSDLGLNVHATLPLSEEQARLNRRLARGLKRFSSMTSALSADKAAQTPAAVSPGLLAIRNPADLSIEGLRGLRTSLHFTMMEATNNRLMICGPSPGIGKSFVSANLAAVCAQAGKRVLVIDADMRRGHVHQSMAGTQKGAVSPGLSDYLLGKVERESIVRSIGDESLAVIGNDSAPSSLSYVARGTSPNNPSELLLQTRFSDLLEWASEHFDMVIVDTPPILAVTDAAIVGKLCGVNVLVTRFMHNSPKEIEAALERFASSGISVDGAILNAVERKATTAYSYGYSYHDYQYQNGT; this is encoded by the coding sequence ATGTCGATCCGCAATTCCCAACCCTCCCGCCAGTCTGCCGGCAATGAGGCCTCGGCTGTCCCGGCGCGTACCAGTCTTGATCTGGGGCGCATGCTGGGGCAGCTGTATGACAACCGCCTGGCGCTGGTGCTGATTACCGGCACCTTCAGTGTGCTGGCGGTGCTCTACGCACTGCTGGCGACTCCGATCTACAAGGCGGATGCGCTGGTGCAGGTCGAGGAAAGCGGCGGCAACATGAATCCGCTACGTGATATCCCCAGCATGCTGCGCGGTGAAGCGCCGCCGTCGGAATCCGAGATCCAGATCATCAATTCGCGTCTGGTGCTGGGCAAGACGGTGCACGAGGAGCAGCTCGACCTGGTGGTCAAGCCGTATCAGTACCCATTGATCGGCAACTTCCTGCATACGCACGACATGGCACGCCCGAGCTGGCTGTCGGGGTCGAGCATGGTGTGGGCCGGTGAGTCGCTTGATGTCATCAATCTTGAGGTGCCCAAGGCCTGGAATGATGTGCCGATGACTCTGGTGTCACTGGGACAGAATCAAGACGGCCAGGGCCAGTACGAGCTGCGCTACGACGGCGATGTGCTCGGCAAGGGCGCAGTGGGTGAAGTGCAGCGCTTTGAGGGGCCGCTCGGTGAGGTCACGCTGGAAGTGGCAGCGCTTGAGGCCGGTGCCGGTGCCGAGTTCACTTTGATGCACCAGTCCACGCTGGAAGCCACCAATGCCCTGCGCGCACGTTTCGCCGTGGCTGAAATGGGCAAGGAAACCGGTGTGCTGGGTCTGGCGCTGGTCGGCGAAGATCCGCTGCACACGCAGCAGGTGCTCAAGCGCATCACGGACATCTATCAGCAACAGAACGTTGACCGTAAGTCTGCCGAAGCCGAGAAGTCGCTCGAGTTTCTCAAGAAGCAGGTGCCGACCGTACGCGACAAGCTGCAGAACGCTGAGCAGCGCCTCAATGCCTATCGTGGCAAGAGCGAAAGCGTGAATCTGGATCTCGAGACCAAGTCCGTGCTGGACCAGCTGGTGGATATCGATAGTCAGCTCAACAAGACCCAGCTGGAAGAGGCTGAGCTCTCTGGCAAGTTCAATGCCAGTCATCCGAGTTATGTGGCGCTGCGTCAGAAGCGCGGCGATCTCCAGCGCACCCGCAAGGCACTGGAAAAGCAGATTGAAGGCTTGCCGGACACCCAGCAGGAGATTCTGCGTCTGCAGCGTGAGGTTGAGGTCAACCAGCAGATCTACGTGCAGCTGCTCAACAAGACTCAAGAAATGAACATCGCTCAGGCCAGTACCATCGGCAATATCCGCATCCTGGATGATGCCGTGGCGCAGCCGCACCCGGTGAGTCCTCGCAAGGCGCTCATCGTGATCATCGCCACGCTGCTGGGCGGCGCACTGGGTGTCATCTTCATTCTGCTGCGTTCCTTGCTGCATCGCGGTATCGAGACGCCGTCGGAGCTTTCCGATCTGGGTTTGAATGTGCATGCCACGTTGCCGCTCTCGGAAGAACAGGCGCGTCTCAATCGCCGTCTTGCACGGGGTCTCAAGCGCTTCTCTTCCATGACGTCCGCGCTCAGTGCTGACAAGGCAGCCCAGACACCGGCCGCTGTGTCACCGGGCCTGCTGGCAATACGCAACCCGGCGGATCTTTCCATTGAAGGTCTGCGCGGTCTGCGCACCAGCCTGCACTTCACGATGATGGAAGCGACCAACAATCGTCTGATGATCTGTGGCCCGAGCCCGGGTATCGGCAAGAGCTTCGTCTCCGCCAACCTGGCAGCCGTCTGTGCCCAGGCGGGCAAGCGCGTACTGGTCATCGATGCTGACATGCGTCGCGGTCACGTCCACCAGAGCATGGCGGGTACCCAGAAGGGCGCTGTCTCTCCGGGGCTCAGTGACTATCTGCTGGGCAAGGTCGAGCGCGAGAGCATCGTGCGCAGCATTGGCGATGAAAGTCTGGCGGTGATCGGAAATGATAGCGCGCCGAGCAGCCTCAGCTACGTGGCACGCGGTACCTCGCCGAACAATCCTTCCGAGCTGCTGCTGCAGACACGCTTCAGCGATCTGCTGGAGTGGGCCAGCGAACACTTCGACATGGTCATCGTCGATACGCCGCCGATTCTGGCGGTCACCGATGCGGCCATCGTCGGCAAGCTGTGCGGTGTCAACGTGCTGGTGACGCGCTTCATGCATAACTCGCCCAAGGAAATCGAGGCGGCGCTTGAACGCTTCGCCTCCAGTGGCATCAGCGTGGATGGCGCGATTCTCAACGCTGTGGAACGCAAGGCCACCACTGCTTACAGCTACGGCTACAGCTATCATGATTATCAATATCAGAACGGCACGTGA
- a CDS encoding polysaccharide export protein, with translation MKNALIARLLGASLSLGALTGLAGCVFAPGGNIDYDTTAAPVDDIVDVEPITFGLIKAQSRADAEARQSADGGDGPKALETALTQELNSSTRARLAPDYQYHVGPGDILTIVVYDHPELSLPTGSERSAQEAGNLVHADGMLFYPYIGRVKVSGMSLDEIRRVLGQKLQPYLNEPQIDVKVAAFRSQKVRVSGEVESPGVQAIDDVPLSLLDAIAAAGGLSDDADWHNVVLKRNGEETIISLYDLLAQRNAASAGAGQDRLLKDGDTLYVPDVGTQKVFVMGEVDKSISLPLGRSPISLTDAIAQAGGIKENSANASGIFVVRRNREDPEKLATVYQLDARNSTALILGADFTLKPQDVVYVTAAPVSRWNRVISQLLPTVSSIYYSTEIQDNLDTLTN, from the coding sequence ATGAAAAATGCACTGATAGCACGACTTCTGGGCGCCAGCTTGAGCCTCGGCGCCCTCACCGGACTGGCGGGCTGCGTCTTCGCACCCGGCGGCAACATCGACTACGACACCACGGCGGCACCGGTGGACGACATCGTCGATGTAGAACCCATTACCTTTGGTCTGATCAAGGCGCAATCCAGAGCAGATGCCGAAGCTCGTCAGTCGGCGGATGGCGGCGATGGCCCCAAGGCGCTGGAAACGGCGTTGACGCAAGAGCTCAACAGCAGCACCCGCGCGCGCCTGGCGCCGGACTACCAGTATCACGTGGGCCCTGGCGACATTCTCACCATCGTCGTCTATGACCACCCGGAGCTGTCACTGCCGACGGGTTCCGAGCGCAGTGCTCAGGAAGCCGGCAATCTGGTGCATGCCGATGGCATGCTCTTCTATCCCTATATCGGTCGAGTCAAGGTCAGCGGCATGTCGCTGGACGAGATACGTCGTGTGCTGGGACAGAAGCTGCAGCCCTATCTCAACGAGCCGCAGATTGACGTCAAGGTCGCGGCCTTCCGTAGTCAGAAGGTGCGTGTGAGCGGGGAAGTCGAGTCGCCCGGCGTACAGGCGATCGATGATGTGCCCTTGAGTCTGCTGGATGCCATCGCGGCTGCGGGTGGGCTATCTGATGACGCGGATTGGCACAACGTGGTGCTCAAGCGCAATGGCGAAGAGACCATCATCTCCCTGTATGACCTGCTGGCGCAGCGTAACGCGGCATCTGCGGGTGCGGGGCAGGACAGACTCCTCAAGGATGGCGACACCCTTTATGTTCCGGACGTCGGTACCCAGAAGGTGTTCGTGATGGGCGAGGTGGACAAGTCCATCAGCCTGCCGCTGGGCAGAAGCCCGATCTCGCTTACCGATGCCATCGCACAGGCGGGCGGCATCAAGGAAAACTCCGCCAATGCCTCGGGTATCTTCGTGGTGCGTCGTAACCGTGAAGACCCGGAGAAGCTGGCCACTGTCTATCAGCTGGATGCGCGCAACTCCACGGCATTGATTCTCGGCGCTGACTTCACCCTCAAGCCGCAGGATGTCGTGTATGTCACCGCTGCCCCCGTGTCGCGCTGGAATCGCGTGATCAGTCAGCTGTTGCCGACGGTGAGCTCTATCTACTACAGCACCGAAATCCAGGACAACCTCGATACCCTCACCAACTAA
- a CDS encoding YjbF family lipoprotein yields MTVRASQGHRSDRWQAAACRPLALLGVTACLATLSGCAQMVSSSLEDTFGRDDFDAARASELPYASLKLRHANNTALVVLATLGGNGRIARFESRDRGILELRDGVLSATSGFARDVADRREQSTTGRALARPAWLMDSGTSYRVSVSALSPYPRQLERQDAASTGSQRQDTVAVMHVHEAEAHLECDAAAPYQLPLAELNLQHCSEILRWDDGSTSTNELWRDDTRVWAADMTAWPDGPRFGWEIAKAW; encoded by the coding sequence ATGACAGTGCGTGCATCTCAAGGGCACCGGTCTGACCGGTGGCAGGCGGCGGCATGCCGTCCACTCGCATTGCTGGGTGTCACCGCATGCCTGGCAACACTGAGTGGTTGTGCCCAGATGGTCTCGAGTTCGCTCGAGGACACCTTCGGGCGCGATGACTTTGACGCTGCACGCGCCAGCGAGCTGCCCTATGCCTCACTCAAGCTGCGACATGCCAACAACACCGCGTTGGTGGTACTGGCAACGCTTGGCGGCAATGGGCGAATTGCGCGGTTCGAGAGTCGCGATCGCGGCATCCTCGAACTGCGCGATGGCGTTCTGTCCGCCACTTCGGGCTTCGCCCGTGATGTGGCGGACAGGCGTGAACAAAGCACTACCGGGCGCGCCTTGGCGCGTCCGGCCTGGCTGATGGACAGCGGCACCTCCTATCGCGTCAGTGTCAGTGCGTTATCGCCCTACCCGCGCCAACTGGAACGCCAGGATGCCGCCTCCACCGGTAGCCAGCGCCAGGACACCGTGGCCGTCATGCACGTCCATGAAGCCGAAGCGCATCTTGAATGCGATGCCGCCGCGCCTTATCAGCTGCCCCTGGCCGAGCTGAATCTTCAGCATTGCAGTGAAATCCTGCGGTGGGATGACGGAAGCACCAGCACCAATGAACTCTGGCGCGATGATACTCGTGTCTGGGCCGCTGACATGACCGCATGGCCGGATGGCCCTCGGTTTGGCTGGGAGATTGCCAAGGCATGGTGA
- a CDS encoding capsule biosynthesis GfcC family protein: MVIPTIRPSYSRLASLVTAVAFTTLAVSALHVPVAMAQATPLPFSAASTPLASQVLEQQWAAMAQQTPEQASDKSPAPRADRRPLDWRYSFVSTPLIRQQMASKANRLSAEIGLIAARYDVAATPGSPSARYVTALHEWERYLDQGRDKTRSDNVMARLPGQLDPRRDIRDGPQAIRIAPGMVIGACQAPDSILIMDASGVHQRQWRPNLTLDALIDERSDADALGDASHVSLVTPQGQVLTRPIAVWNRLTRGDADLPIAPGASIVINTPGIDTAQQWVNQALPEWLASRLPGHDCQSWQLDAATLPAASAPSAAMPHS; encoded by the coding sequence ATGGTGATCCCGACGATACGCCCCTCATATTCCCGACTGGCCTCTCTTGTCACTGCCGTCGCGTTCACGACGCTCGCCGTTAGTGCTCTCCATGTGCCTGTCGCGATGGCCCAGGCAACACCGCTGCCCTTCAGTGCCGCCAGCACACCGCTGGCGAGCCAGGTATTGGAGCAGCAATGGGCGGCCATGGCGCAACAAACGCCTGAGCAAGCATCTGACAAGAGCCCCGCGCCACGTGCAGATCGCAGACCGCTCGACTGGCGCTACAGCTTTGTCAGCACGCCGTTGATTCGCCAGCAGATGGCCAGCAAGGCCAATCGCCTGAGCGCTGAAATCGGATTGATTGCGGCCCGTTATGACGTGGCCGCCACGCCAGGCAGCCCGAGCGCCCGTTACGTGACAGCACTGCACGAATGGGAGCGTTATCTCGATCAGGGACGCGACAAGACCCGCAGCGATAACGTGATGGCACGCCTGCCCGGCCAGCTTGACCCACGTCGCGACATTCGCGATGGCCCGCAGGCGATCCGCATCGCGCCGGGCATGGTCATCGGTGCCTGCCAGGCGCCCGACAGCATCCTCATCATGGATGCCAGCGGTGTACATCAGCGCCAGTGGCGCCCCAATCTGACGCTGGATGCGTTGATCGATGAGCGCAGTGATGCCGATGCCCTTGGGGATGCCAGCCATGTGAGCCTCGTCACGCCGCAGGGCCAGGTTCTGACGCGCCCGATTGCCGTCTGGAACCGACTGACCCGCGGCGACGCCGATCTGCCCATCGCACCGGGCGCCAGTATCGTCATCAACACGCCGGGGATCGATACCGCCCAGCAGTGGGTCAATCAGGCGCTACCCGAGTGGCTGGCCAGTCGCCTGCCCGGCCATGACTGCCAAAGCTGGCAGCTGGACGCCGCAACGCTGCCCGCCGCGTCAGCCCCCAGCGCCGCCATGCCTCACTCCTGA
- a CDS encoding YjbH domain-containing protein, which translates to MSSPFRPANRVVNRPAARPVALAAPSRPAPARHGWLILGLAGGLLSAQIAQAATGESQSDFGGVGLMQTPTARFAPKGELSFTYSRTQPYKRFSVNATPFDWMELGFRYVSVETVSYGDAAPDRDYLDKSFDTKFRLAEEGRYQPEVAVGLRDLGGTGLFSSEYLVASKRYGDLDFTLGLGWGYLGTRGDFSNPLSVIRSSLETRSDTTSDDGGDFSLGSMFSGSPAFFGGIEYQTGWDPLTLMLEYEGNDYSDEPLTVEIDQDSPFNVGATVKVNDNLSLHGGWERGNTAMLGLSLSTNLAGMSQAKDDGTPEEVAPSTHSRYRNDQTPEAFRIRSLDEANRPAASSDDMSRKASASAAVSTGLNARTDLNSSTAPDAGATSDFTTPSSREEGSDAGKLLTLTPQTNEPESETPAAEIQMQDVDWEALADTLRAQTGLDVSRLRVEGDTLVVEAEATRFRKDLQAEGRANRVLHNRLPKSITSFRYRLSSNGLALREDNHPREPFVAAANDRRFGAEYEHSITARAASPATDASERKGSTVLDREPSGFSWGVSPNLKQNFGGPDGYLYQFNLQLDALWRTDRNGWLTGVASYQVADNFDKYDYIADSDLPRVRTYVGEYLKETDLGITNLQYTRTHQFGRDWYAQAYGGILEMMYAGVGAEILYRPMNSSLALGLDINRVRQRAFDQQFGLRDYSVTTGHATAYWQTGWHDVLVKGSVGRYLAGDVGATLDMSRSFSNGVSVGAWATMTDAGDDYGEGSFDKGLYVSIPLDAFFTTSSKGSTGFAWAPLTRDGGARLNRRYQLYDMTNDRDPGGYWNGIDKVYK; encoded by the coding sequence ATGTCGAGTCCCTTTCGTCCCGCCAATCGTGTCGTCAACCGCCCTGCTGCTCGGCCTGTCGCGCTTGCCGCGCCATCACGCCCTGCCCCTGCGCGCCATGGCTGGCTGATATTGGGTCTCGCCGGCGGCCTGCTGAGCGCTCAGATCGCGCAGGCCGCGACAGGAGAGTCCCAGAGTGACTTCGGCGGCGTCGGCCTGATGCAGACCCCGACCGCCCGCTTCGCCCCCAAAGGCGAGCTGAGTTTCACCTATAGCCGCACCCAGCCTTACAAGCGTTTCAGCGTCAACGCGACACCCTTTGATTGGATGGAGCTGGGCTTTCGTTACGTCTCGGTCGAGACGGTCAGCTATGGGGACGCGGCCCCCGATCGCGATTACCTGGATAAATCATTCGATACCAAATTCCGTCTGGCAGAAGAAGGCCGCTATCAGCCAGAAGTGGCGGTGGGCCTGCGAGATCTCGGCGGTACGGGCCTGTTCAGCTCCGAGTATCTGGTCGCCAGCAAGCGCTACGGTGATCTCGACTTCACGCTCGGACTCGGCTGGGGCTATCTGGGCACGCGTGGCGACTTCAGCAACCCCTTGAGCGTGATACGCAGCAGCCTGGAAACACGCAGCGACACCACCAGTGATGATGGTGGCGACTTCTCGCTTGGCAGCATGTTCAGTGGCAGTCCCGCCTTCTTCGGTGGTATCGAATACCAGACCGGCTGGGACCCGCTGACGCTGATGCTGGAATACGAAGGCAATGACTATTCCGACGAGCCATTGACGGTCGAGATCGATCAGGACTCGCCGTTCAATGTCGGCGCGACCGTCAAGGTCAATGACAACCTCTCGCTGCATGGCGGCTGGGAGCGCGGCAATACCGCGATGCTTGGCCTGTCGTTGTCGACCAATCTGGCAGGAATGTCCCAGGCCAAGGACGACGGTACGCCGGAGGAAGTCGCTCCCAGTACTCACAGCCGCTACCGCAATGACCAGACACCGGAAGCCTTCCGCATCCGCTCTCTGGATGAGGCCAATCGCCCCGCCGCATCATCGGACGACATGTCTCGCAAGGCATCTGCCTCCGCCGCTGTCAGCACCGGCCTGAATGCCAGAACGGACCTGAATAGCAGCACCGCGCCAGATGCCGGAGCGACATCGGACTTCACGACGCCATCTTCCCGTGAAGAAGGCAGCGATGCGGGCAAGCTTCTGACCCTCACTCCGCAGACCAACGAGCCCGAGTCAGAGACGCCAGCAGCCGAGATCCAGATGCAGGACGTGGACTGGGAGGCACTGGCCGATACGCTGCGCGCCCAGACCGGCCTGGACGTCTCACGTCTGCGCGTCGAGGGCGACACCCTGGTGGTGGAGGCCGAAGCCACGCGCTTCCGCAAGGACCTTCAGGCGGAAGGGCGCGCCAATCGCGTGCTGCACAACCGTCTGCCGAAAAGCATTACCAGCTTCCGCTATCGCTTGAGCAGCAATGGCCTGGCCCTGCGTGAGGACAACCACCCGCGCGAGCCTTTCGTCGCCGCCGCCAATGACCGTCGCTTCGGCGCCGAATACGAACACTCCATCACCGCGCGCGCTGCCAGCCCTGCTACGGACGCATCCGAGCGCAAAGGCTCCACGGTGCTCGACCGTGAACCTTCCGGCTTCAGCTGGGGTGTCTCGCCCAACCTCAAGCAGAACTTCGGTGGCCCCGATGGCTATCTGTATCAGTTCAATCTGCAACTGGATGCACTGTGGCGCACTGACCGCAATGGCTGGCTGACTGGCGTCGCGAGCTATCAGGTGGCTGACAACTTCGATAAATATGACTATATCGCCGATTCCGATCTGCCCCGCGTGCGCACCTATGTCGGTGAATACCTGAAAGAGACGGATCTGGGCATCACCAACCTTCAGTACACGCGGACGCATCAGTTCGGTCGCGACTGGTACGCCCAAGCCTATGGCGGCATTCTCGAGATGATGTATGCGGGGGTGGGGGCGGAAATTCTCTATCGCCCGATGAACAGCTCACTGGCGCTGGGCCTGGATATCAACCGCGTTCGTCAGCGAGCGTTTGATCAGCAGTTTGGCCTGCGCGATTACTCAGTGACGACCGGGCATGCCACGGCTTACTGGCAGACAGGCTGGCACGATGTGCTGGTCAAGGGCTCGGTGGGACGCTATCTGGCCGGGGATGTCGGGGCAACGCTGGACATGTCACGCAGTTTCTCCAACGGTGTCAGCGTCGGGGCCTGGGCGACCATGACCGATGCCGGCGACGATTACGGCGAGGGTAGCTTCGACAAGGGGCTGTACGTGAGCATCCCGCTGGACGCCTTCTTCACGACATCCAGCAAGGGCAGCACCGGCTTTGCCTGGGCGCCGCTGACGCGTGATGGTGGCGCACGCCTCAACCGTCGTTATCAGCTCTATGACATGACCAATGATCGCGATCCGGGCGGGTATTGGAACGGGATCGACAAGGTCTACAAGTAA
- a CDS encoding YkgJ family cysteine cluster protein: protein MTISMTLSTIDVSPVIASDATSPAPGEIACSNCQACCCRLEVILLTDTGVPDYLIDEDEWGGEVMRRLDDGWCAAVDRETLMCTIYDRRPMLCREYEMGSPECEDERLENGLDQ, encoded by the coding sequence ATGACTATTTCGATGACCCTTTCGACGATTGATGTATCGCCCGTGATCGCCAGTGACGCGACCTCACCTGCGCCTGGCGAGATCGCCTGCAGCAACTGCCAGGCGTGCTGCTGCCGACTGGAAGTCATCCTGCTCACCGATACCGGTGTGCCGGACTACCTCATCGATGAGGATGAATGGGGCGGAGAAGTCATGCGCCGCCTCGATGATGGCTGGTGTGCCGCCGTCGATCGCGAAACGCTGATGTGCACCATCTATGATCGCCGGCCGATGCTCTGCCGCGAGTACGAGATGGGCAGCCCGGAATGTGAAGACGAGCGTCTCGAAAACGGCCTGGATCAATGA